From one Trifolium pratense cultivar HEN17-A07 linkage group LG1, ARS_RC_1.1, whole genome shotgun sequence genomic stretch:
- the LOC123902746 gene encoding ABC transporter G family member 7 isoform X2 → MAVFGGKKVHQIVTGIGTNGLAQVVVAVAFSFLVRIFSAPGPALLPDNDYDDDDDDVPNNDSPDGETPTPTGKVTPVTIRWNNINCSISDKSSNSVRFLLKNLSGEAKPGRLLAIMGPSGSGKTTLLNVLAGQLAASPRLHLNGLLEFNGKPSSRNAYKFAYVRQEDLFFSQLTVRETLSLAIELQLPHISSVEERDEYVNNLLFKIGLVSCADTNVGDAKVRGISGGEKKRLSLACELLASPSVIFADEPTTGLDAFQAEKVMETLRQLALDGHTVICSIHQPRGSVYSKFDDIILLTDGSLVYAGAAGDEPLAYFSKFGYHCPDHVNPAEFLADLISIDYSSSDSVYSSQKRINGLVESFSQRQSTIIYATPITLDDLSKSRRRISKRTVAKRKGGWWKQFWLLLRRAWMQASRDAPTNKVRARMSIASAIIFGSVFWRMGKSQTSIQDRMGLLQVAAINTAMAALTKTVGVFPKERSIVDRERAKGSYTLGPYLFSKLLAEAPIGAAFPLMFGAVLYPMARLHPTLMRFGKFCGIVTAESFAASAMGLTVGAMVPTTEAAMAVGPSLMTVFIVFGGYYVNPENTPIIFRWIPSVSLIRWAFQGLCINEFHGLQFDHQNSFDTQTGEQALERLSFGRSTIRDTLLAQNRILLFWYCTTYLLLEKNKPKYQQLETTPPTHGKPHLKLEELNSEQVDQTHEAPEVSQTGPASDEPLDSTEVDPVGSFILEE, encoded by the exons ATGGCGGTTTTTGGCGGGAAAAAGGTCCATCAAATTGTCACCGGCATCGGCACCAACGGCCTTGCCCAGGTTGTCGTCGCCGTCGCTTTCTCCTTCCTTGTTCGCATCTTCTCCGCTCCCGGTCCCGCTCTCTTGCCGGATAACGACTACGACGACGACGACGACGATGTTCCAAATAACGATTCACCCGACGGCGAAACTCCTACTCCTACCGGAAAAGTCACGCCGGTCACAATCCGTTGGAACAATATTAATTGCTCCATTTCTGATAAATCCTCCAACTCC GTGAGGTTTCTGCTTAAAAATTTGAGTGGAGAAGCTAAGCCAGGAAGATTATTAGCCATAATGGGGCCTTCAGGTTCAGGGAAGACAACATTGCTTAATGTTCTTGCTGGTCAACTGGCAGCGTCGCCTCGGCTTCATTTGAATGGACTTTTGGAGTTCAATGGAAAGCCTAGTTCTAGAAACGCTTACAA GTTTGCTTATGTGAGACAGGAGGATCTCTTCTTCTCACAGCTTACTGTGAGGGAAACATTGTCTCTTGCTATAGAATTACAGCTTCCCCACATATCTTCTGTCGAAGAGAGGGATGAATATGTCAACAATCTCCTTTTCAAAATAGGCTTG GTCAGTTGTGCCGATACTAATGTTGGTGATGCAAAAGTTCGCGGAATCAGTGGTGGCGAAAAGAAACGTTTATCATTGGCATGTGAACTGCTTGCAAGCCCATCTGTTATATTTGCCGATGAACCCACAACAG GACTTGATGCCTTCCAGGCTGAGAAGGTTATGGAAACTCTGCGACAACTTGCACTCGACGGTCATACTGTAATTTGCTCTATACATCAGCCAAGAGGTTCAGTTTACAGCAAATTTGATGACATTATCTTGCTAACTGATGGTTCACTTGTTTATGCTGGTGCTGCTGGTGATGAACCATTGGCGTACTTCTCAAAATTCGG GTACCACTGCCCAGATCATGTTAATCCTGCAGAATTTTTGGCCGATCTTATATCCATAGACTACAGTTCTTCTGATAGTGTTTATTCTTCTCAAAAAAGGATCAATGGGCTTGTTGAGTCATTCTCACAAAGACAGTCTACAATAATATATGCTACTCCGATTACTCTAGATGACCTCTCAAAAAGTAGAAGGAGAATCAGCAAGAGGACTGTAGCAAAAAGGAAAGGGGGCTGGTGGAAGCAATTCTGGTTGCTTCTTAGACGGGCATGGATGCAG GCTTCCCGTGATGCACCTACCAACAAAGTTCGGGCAAGGATGTCAATTGCATCAGCAATTATCTTTGGGTCGGTTTTTTGGAGAATGGGAAAATCTCAGACTTCAATACAAGACAGAATGGGATTGCTTCAG GTTGCTGCAATAAACACGGCTATGGCTGCTCTCACAAAGACTGTAGGCGTGTTTCCGAAGGAACGGTCAATTGTTGATAGAGAACGTGCCAAAGGCTCCTATACCTTGGGCCCCTATCTGTTTTCAAAACTGTTGGCTGAGGCTCCCATTGGAGCAGCATTTCCATTAATGTTCGGTGCTGTTTTATACCCAATGGCACGACTCCATCCTACTTTGATGAG ATTTGGGAAATTCTGTGGAATCGTTACTGCGGAATCTTTTGCTGCATCTGCCATGGGTCTTACTGTTGGTGCTATGGTTCCAACCACCGAAGCAGCAATGGCAGTAGGCCCCTCTCTTATGACAGTCTTTATAGTATTTGGTGGCTACTATGTCAACCCCGAGAATACCCCAATTATCTTCCGATGGATTCCTAGTGTTTCTCTGATTAGATG GGCCTTTCAAGGACTTTGCATCAACGAATTTCATGGTCTTCAATTTGATCATCAGAATTCATTTGATACTCAAACCGGAGAACAG GCACTAGAGCGTCTTTCCTTTGGAAGAAGTACAATTAGGGATACATTGTTAGCGCAAAATAGAATATTGTTATTTTGGTATTGCACCACCTATCTTCTCCTTGAGAAAAACAAGCCCAAATATCAGCAACTTGAAACAACCCCTCCTACCCACGGCAAACCGCATTTAAAACTCGAGGAGTTAAATTCTGAACAAGTTGATCAGACACATGAAGCACCCGAGGTCAGCCAAACTGGTCCTGCATCCGACGAGCCCCTTGATTCAACTGAAGTCGACCCTGTTGGCTCTTTTATACTAGAAG AGTGA
- the LOC123902746 gene encoding ABC transporter G family member 7 isoform X1 — MAVFGGKKVHQIVTGIGTNGLAQVVVAVAFSFLVRIFSAPGPALLPDNDYDDDDDDVPNNDSPDGETPTPTGKVTPVTIRWNNINCSISDKSSNSVRFLLKNLSGEAKPGRLLAIMGPSGSGKTTLLNVLAGQLAASPRLHLNGLLEFNGKPSSRNAYKFAYVRQEDLFFSQLTVRETLSLAIELQLPHISSVEERDEYVNNLLFKIGLVSCADTNVGDAKVRGISGGEKKRLSLACELLASPSVIFADEPTTGLDAFQAEKVMETLRQLALDGHTVICSIHQPRGSVYSKFDDIILLTDGSLVYAGAAGDEPLAYFSKFGYHCPDHVNPAEFLADLISIDYSSSDSVYSSQKRINGLVESFSQRQSTIIYATPITLDDLSKSRRRISKRTVAKRKGGWWKQFWLLLRRAWMQASRDAPTNKVRARMSIASAIIFGSVFWRMGKSQTSIQDRMGLLQVAAINTAMAALTKTVGVFPKERSIVDRERAKGSYTLGPYLFSKLLAEAPIGAAFPLMFGAVLYPMARLHPTLMRFGKFCGIVTAESFAASAMGLTVGAMVPTTEAAMAVGPSLMTVFIVFGGYYVNPENTPIIFRWIPSVSLIRWAFQGLCINEFHGLQFDHQNSFDTQTGEQALERLSFGRSTIRDTLLAQNRILLFWYCTTYLLLEKNKPKYQQLETTPPTHGKPHLKLEELNSEQVDQTHEAPEVSQTGPASDEPLDSTEVDPVGSFILEGAQ, encoded by the exons ATGGCGGTTTTTGGCGGGAAAAAGGTCCATCAAATTGTCACCGGCATCGGCACCAACGGCCTTGCCCAGGTTGTCGTCGCCGTCGCTTTCTCCTTCCTTGTTCGCATCTTCTCCGCTCCCGGTCCCGCTCTCTTGCCGGATAACGACTACGACGACGACGACGACGATGTTCCAAATAACGATTCACCCGACGGCGAAACTCCTACTCCTACCGGAAAAGTCACGCCGGTCACAATCCGTTGGAACAATATTAATTGCTCCATTTCTGATAAATCCTCCAACTCC GTGAGGTTTCTGCTTAAAAATTTGAGTGGAGAAGCTAAGCCAGGAAGATTATTAGCCATAATGGGGCCTTCAGGTTCAGGGAAGACAACATTGCTTAATGTTCTTGCTGGTCAACTGGCAGCGTCGCCTCGGCTTCATTTGAATGGACTTTTGGAGTTCAATGGAAAGCCTAGTTCTAGAAACGCTTACAA GTTTGCTTATGTGAGACAGGAGGATCTCTTCTTCTCACAGCTTACTGTGAGGGAAACATTGTCTCTTGCTATAGAATTACAGCTTCCCCACATATCTTCTGTCGAAGAGAGGGATGAATATGTCAACAATCTCCTTTTCAAAATAGGCTTG GTCAGTTGTGCCGATACTAATGTTGGTGATGCAAAAGTTCGCGGAATCAGTGGTGGCGAAAAGAAACGTTTATCATTGGCATGTGAACTGCTTGCAAGCCCATCTGTTATATTTGCCGATGAACCCACAACAG GACTTGATGCCTTCCAGGCTGAGAAGGTTATGGAAACTCTGCGACAACTTGCACTCGACGGTCATACTGTAATTTGCTCTATACATCAGCCAAGAGGTTCAGTTTACAGCAAATTTGATGACATTATCTTGCTAACTGATGGTTCACTTGTTTATGCTGGTGCTGCTGGTGATGAACCATTGGCGTACTTCTCAAAATTCGG GTACCACTGCCCAGATCATGTTAATCCTGCAGAATTTTTGGCCGATCTTATATCCATAGACTACAGTTCTTCTGATAGTGTTTATTCTTCTCAAAAAAGGATCAATGGGCTTGTTGAGTCATTCTCACAAAGACAGTCTACAATAATATATGCTACTCCGATTACTCTAGATGACCTCTCAAAAAGTAGAAGGAGAATCAGCAAGAGGACTGTAGCAAAAAGGAAAGGGGGCTGGTGGAAGCAATTCTGGTTGCTTCTTAGACGGGCATGGATGCAG GCTTCCCGTGATGCACCTACCAACAAAGTTCGGGCAAGGATGTCAATTGCATCAGCAATTATCTTTGGGTCGGTTTTTTGGAGAATGGGAAAATCTCAGACTTCAATACAAGACAGAATGGGATTGCTTCAG GTTGCTGCAATAAACACGGCTATGGCTGCTCTCACAAAGACTGTAGGCGTGTTTCCGAAGGAACGGTCAATTGTTGATAGAGAACGTGCCAAAGGCTCCTATACCTTGGGCCCCTATCTGTTTTCAAAACTGTTGGCTGAGGCTCCCATTGGAGCAGCATTTCCATTAATGTTCGGTGCTGTTTTATACCCAATGGCACGACTCCATCCTACTTTGATGAG ATTTGGGAAATTCTGTGGAATCGTTACTGCGGAATCTTTTGCTGCATCTGCCATGGGTCTTACTGTTGGTGCTATGGTTCCAACCACCGAAGCAGCAATGGCAGTAGGCCCCTCTCTTATGACAGTCTTTATAGTATTTGGTGGCTACTATGTCAACCCCGAGAATACCCCAATTATCTTCCGATGGATTCCTAGTGTTTCTCTGATTAGATG GGCCTTTCAAGGACTTTGCATCAACGAATTTCATGGTCTTCAATTTGATCATCAGAATTCATTTGATACTCAAACCGGAGAACAG GCACTAGAGCGTCTTTCCTTTGGAAGAAGTACAATTAGGGATACATTGTTAGCGCAAAATAGAATATTGTTATTTTGGTATTGCACCACCTATCTTCTCCTTGAGAAAAACAAGCCCAAATATCAGCAACTTGAAACAACCCCTCCTACCCACGGCAAACCGCATTTAAAACTCGAGGAGTTAAATTCTGAACAAGTTGATCAGACACATGAAGCACCCGAGGTCAGCCAAACTGGTCCTGCATCCGACGAGCCCCTTGATTCAACTGAAGTCGACCCTGTTGGCTCTTTTATACTAGAAG GTGCTCAATAG
- the LOC123902747 gene encoding beta-glucuronosyltransferase GlcAT14A: MGAEKKWLFTLFTTAVLSLMILLMSSFSTFSSQKPFPSLVQHGSHYPPAFAYFISGGHGDKDRIFRLMLAVYHPRNRYLLHLGMDARNEERQGLADAVNSVPAIRAFGNVDVVGKADWITYLGSSNVAITLRAAAIMLKLDSGWNWFITLSARDYPLITQDDLSHVFSSINRDLNFIDHTSDLGWKETDRFQPIVVDPGTYLARRSQIFQATEKRKTPDAFKLFTGSPWVTLSRPFLEFCIFGWDNLPRTLLMYFTNVKLSQEGYFHSVICNAPEFKNTTVNGDLRYMIWDNPPKMEPLFLNTSVYDMMAESGAAFARQFEANNLVLDMIDGKILKRSGNRAAPGAWCTGRRSWWVDPCSQWGDVNILKPGPQAKKLEASISSLLDDWAAQTNQCQ, from the exons ATGGGAGCTGAGAAGAAATGGCTTTTCACGTTATTTACTACAGCGGTTTTATCCTTAATGATTTTGTTAATGTCTTCTTTTTCTACCTTCAGTTCTCAAAAGCCTTTTCCTTCTCTTGTTCAACATGGTTCTCATTATCCTCCTGCTTTTGCATACTTTATCTCTGGTGGACATGGTGATAAAGACCGGATCTTTCGTTTGATGTTGGCAGTTTATCATCCGAGGAATCGTTACTTGCTTCATCTTGGTATGGATGCTAGGAATGAAGAGAGACAGGGTTTGGCTGATGCTGTTAATTCTGTTCCCGCGATTCGGGCTTTTGGGAATGTTGATGTGGTTGGTAAAGCTGATTGGATCACTTATTTGGGTTCTTCAAATGTTGCTATTACATTGCGTGCTGCTGCTATTATGCTTAAATTGGATAGTGGATGGAATTGGTTTATCACTTTGAGTGCACGTGATTATCCTCTTATTACACAGGATG ATCTATCCCATGTTTTCTCTTCCATAAATAGAGACCTCAATTTCATTGATCACACCAGTGACCTTGGATGGAAAGA GACTGACAGATTTCAGCCTATTGTAGTCGACCCAGGAACATATTTAGCAAGGAGAAGTCAAATTTTTCAAGCCACAGAGAAGAGGAAAACACCCGATGCATTCAAACTCTTCACTG GTTCACCATGGGTCACCTTGAGCCGACCTTTTCTGGAGTTCTGCATTTTTGGGTGGGATAATTTACCACGAACGCTACTGATGTATTTTACAAATGTTAAGTTATCTCAAGAAGGCTACTTTCACTCAGTCATTTGCAACGCGCCAGAATTCAAGAACACAACAGTAAATGGCGACTTACGATACATGATATGGGACAATCCTCCAAAGATGGAACCTCTCTTCCTTAACACTTCAGTTTATGATATGATGGCAGAAAGTGGAGCAGCTTTTGCAAGACAGTTCGAAGCCAATAACCTCGTGCTGGATATGATAGACGGAAAAATTCTCAAACGCAGTGGCAATCGAGCCGCACCAGGAGCATGGTGCACCGGACGGAGGAGTTGGTGGGTGGATCCTTGCTCACAGTGGGGTGATGTCAATATTCTGAAGCCAGGTCCTCAGGCTAAGAAGCTTGAGGCGTCTATTTCTAGTCTTCTTGATGACTGGGCGGCACAGACAAATCAGTGCCAGTGA
- the LOC123902749 gene encoding pentatricopeptide repeat-containing protein At1g71060, mitochondrial, with product MIMSLSRSFRKFPNLVTLSKSYPHSLTSSHFDHNYSTPTFQFIHNPSGFLKFHIFPFHTSRANKPKTTNPDAETICKILSTKPDSPVDVSLANFPVKVSPELVVDVLNKLSNAGILALSFFRWAEKQKGFEHSTESFHALIEALGKIKQFKMIWNLVDDMKQRKLLNGDTFSLIARRYVRARIIKEALKTFERMEKYELKPQISDFNKLIDVLCKSKFHVEKAQELFDKMRQWNLEPNLKSYTILLEGWSQQQNLLKVREVCREMRDEGFEPDVVTYGILINAYCKAKKYDEAIGFYHEMKSKNISPSPHIYCTLIIGLGNGNRLNEALEFFEKSKVSGFPPEAPTYNAVVGAYCWSGRMDDACRIVDEMRDLGIGPNSRTYDIILVHLIKGGRAKEAYSVFKRMSSEIECEPRVSTYEIMVRMLCNEDQLDLAMVVWDEMKDKGILPGIHMFSTLIISLCHENKLDEACKYFQQMLDVGIRPTANMFSAFKKALIDAGMESTVIHFARKVDKLRNTPLIA from the coding sequence ATGATCATGTCACTCTCACGATCATTCAGAAAATTCCCAAATCTTGTTACACTCTCAAAATCTTACCCACATTCTTTAACAAGTTCACATTTTGATCACAATTATTCAACACCCACATTCCAATTCATCCATAATCCATCTGGGTTTCtcaaattccacatttttccatttCACACATCACGTGCTAATAAACCCAAAACCACAAACCCAGATGCTGAAACAATCTGCAAAATCTTATCCACCAAACCCGATTCACCCGTCGATGTCTCTCTAGCCAACTTTCCGGTGAAGGTATCACCGGAGCTTGTGGTTGATGTCTTGAACAAACTCAGCAATGCTGGCATTCTCGCTCTTTCGTTCTTCCGTTGGGCGGAGAAACAGAAAGGATTCGAGCATAGTACAGAGAGTTTTCATGCTTTGATTGAAGCATTGGGTAAGATCAAACAGTTCAAGATGATTTGGAATTTGGTTGATGACATGAAACAAAGAAAATTGCTTAATGGTGACACTTTTTCGCTCATTGCTCGTAGATATGTTCGAGCTAGGATCATCAAGGAAGCATTGAAGACGTTTGAGAGGATGGAAAAATATGAATTGAAGCCTCAAATATCGGATTTCAACAAGTTAATTGATGTTTTGTGCAAGTCAAAGTTTCATGTTGAGAAAGCACAGGAACTGTTTGATAAAATGAGGCAATGGAATTTAGAGCCTAATCTTAAGTCCTATACTATTTTGTTAGAAGGTTGGAGTCAACAGCAAAATTTGTTGAAGGTTAGAGAGGTTTGTAGAGAGATGAGAGATGAGGGTTTTGAGCCTGATGTTGTTACTTATGGTATACTCATCAATGCATATTGTAAGGCTAAAAAATATGATGAGGCTATTGGTTTTTATCATGAGATGAAATCAAAGAATATAAGTCCTAGTCCTCATATATATTGTACTTTGATTATTGGTCTTGGTAATGGGAATAGATTGAATGAAGCTCTTGAATTCTTTGAAAAATCTAAGGTTAGTGGATTTCCACCTGAAGCGCCGACTTATAATGCTGTTGTTGGAGCTTACTGCTGGTCAGGGAGGATGGATGATGCTTGCAGAATTGTTGATGAGATGAGAGACCTTGGGATCGGTCCGAATTCTCGAACGTATGACATAATACTTGTTCACTTGATAAAGGGTGGGAGAGCAAAAGAAGCTTACTCAGTTTTCAAGAGAATGAGTAGTGAGATAGAGTGTGAGCCGAGGGTAAGCACGTATGAAATCATGGTGAGGATGTTATGTAATGAAGACCAATTGGATTTGGCAATGGTAGTTTGGGATGAGATGAAAGACAAAGGAATCCTTCCAGGAATACACATGTTTTCGACATTGATCATTTCCTTGTGTCATGAAAATAAGTTGGATGAAGCGTGTAAATACTTTCAACAAATGTTGGATGTTGGGATTCGGCCTACTGCCAATATGTTCAGTGCTTTCAAGAAAGCTCTAATAGACGCGGGAATGGAGAGTACTGTGATACATTTTGCTCGGAAAGTTGATAAACTGAGAAATACTCCATTAATTGCTTGA